A region from the Catenulispora sp. MAP5-51 genome encodes:
- a CDS encoding DUF5682 family protein, whose protein sequence is MTGPEKVVGNPAGLANLTIVGVRHHSPACAGLVREAIDRLRPAHVLIEGPSDMNDRIGEFLLGHELPVAVFTSVRDGSLARGSWSPFCEYSPEWVALTEGTKAGAEVRFIDLPAWHPAFSTLTNRYADAELRFTRTVEELCRQFGMDNIDTLWDHIAEIEAGQTSAAELGERLNTYFDLVRTANDTGREPAEPTSEEIREQYMARWIAAALQQSPDKPVLVVCGGFHRPALLRLAAALEDSDWPEPDPVPVESAVSYLVPYSFKRLDAFDGYQSGMPSPGYYQRLWELGPTGAAAALTEEVVRRLRGRSQRVSTADLIAARANGEGLAAVRGHRHPARADLLDGLVSALVSEALDQPLPWTGRRVLAPGTHPAVVEMVAALSGDRVGRLHPDTPLPPLVHDAEAELERHGLAGREAVTLDLTVPAERDASRLLHRLRVLRVPGHDRLSGPDPALEDSTFTEEWRITADPDRLAALIEAGGYGPTVELAAKARLGERVQAGGSLETAAQALFDAVLCGIEDLSEEVLGSLAQSVGAGHEVEPLGEVLAAVLGLWRHDQLLAARQSETLGTVIGASVDRLLWLVESVPGPAGSPAQPRRIAAVRAVRDAVRHAAAGLGLDAVRALDVMARIADNAEAAPDLRGAAFGFGWSLGTPPPDAERTIRAAGTPASLGDWLGGLFALAREQCLEEASVLAVLDDLVTAMTDRDLLVALPALRQAFGYFPPRERETIASQVLALYGVQDSAWSMIRTGIGDPVVLARGRELDSHVQAILEREGLIR, encoded by the coding sequence ATGACGGGCCCTGAGAAGGTGGTCGGGAACCCGGCCGGCCTCGCCAACCTCACCATCGTGGGCGTCCGGCACCACAGCCCAGCCTGCGCGGGTCTGGTGCGCGAGGCGATCGATCGGCTGCGGCCGGCGCACGTCCTCATCGAGGGTCCCTCCGACATGAACGACCGGATCGGGGAGTTCCTGCTCGGCCACGAGCTGCCGGTCGCGGTGTTCACCTCGGTGCGGGACGGCTCGCTCGCGCGCGGGTCGTGGTCGCCGTTCTGCGAGTACTCGCCGGAGTGGGTCGCGCTGACCGAGGGCACGAAGGCCGGGGCCGAGGTGCGCTTCATCGACCTGCCGGCCTGGCATCCGGCCTTCTCGACGCTGACCAACCGGTACGCCGACGCCGAGCTGCGGTTCACCCGGACCGTGGAGGAGCTGTGCCGGCAGTTCGGGATGGACAACATCGACACGCTGTGGGACCACATCGCGGAGATCGAGGCCGGGCAGACCTCGGCGGCCGAGCTCGGCGAGCGTCTGAACACGTACTTCGACCTGGTCCGGACGGCGAACGACACCGGCCGGGAACCGGCTGAGCCGACGTCCGAGGAGATCCGCGAGCAGTACATGGCGCGGTGGATCGCGGCGGCGCTTCAGCAGAGTCCTGACAAACCGGTCCTGGTGGTGTGCGGCGGGTTCCACCGGCCGGCGCTGCTGCGGCTCGCCGCAGCGTTGGAGGACTCTGATTGGCCCGAGCCCGACCCGGTGCCCGTCGAGTCCGCCGTCAGCTACCTCGTCCCGTACTCGTTCAAGCGCCTGGACGCCTTCGACGGCTACCAGTCCGGCATGCCGTCCCCGGGCTACTACCAGCGGCTGTGGGAGCTGGGGCCGACCGGGGCGGCCGCGGCGCTGACCGAGGAGGTCGTGCGGCGGCTGCGCGGGCGCAGCCAGCGGGTCTCGACCGCCGACCTCATCGCGGCGCGGGCCAACGGCGAGGGCCTGGCGGCCGTGCGCGGGCACCGGCATCCGGCCCGCGCCGACCTGCTCGACGGCCTGGTCTCGGCGCTGGTCTCCGAGGCGCTGGACCAGCCGCTGCCCTGGACCGGGCGCCGGGTGCTGGCCCCGGGGACGCATCCGGCCGTCGTGGAGATGGTCGCGGCGCTGTCCGGCGACCGCGTGGGCCGCCTGCACCCGGACACCCCGCTGCCGCCGCTGGTGCACGACGCCGAGGCCGAGCTGGAGCGGCACGGGCTGGCGGGCAGGGAGGCGGTGACGCTCGACCTGACCGTCCCCGCCGAGCGGGACGCCTCGCGGCTGCTGCACCGTCTCAGGGTCCTGCGCGTCCCCGGCCACGACCGTTTGTCGGGCCCGGATCCGGCCCTGGAGGACAGCACGTTCACCGAGGAGTGGCGGATCACCGCCGACCCGGACCGGCTGGCCGCGCTGATCGAGGCCGGGGGCTACGGCCCGACGGTCGAGCTGGCCGCGAAGGCCCGGCTCGGGGAGCGCGTGCAGGCCGGCGGGAGCCTGGAGACGGCCGCGCAGGCGCTCTTCGACGCGGTGCTGTGCGGGATCGAGGACCTGTCGGAGGAGGTCCTGGGCTCGCTGGCGCAGTCCGTGGGCGCCGGCCACGAAGTCGAGCCGCTGGGGGAGGTGCTGGCGGCCGTGCTCGGCCTGTGGCGGCACGATCAGCTGCTCGCGGCCCGGCAGTCCGAGACGTTGGGCACGGTCATCGGCGCTTCGGTGGACCGGCTGCTGTGGCTGGTCGAATCGGTGCCGGGGCCCGCGGGCTCGCCGGCCCAGCCGCGCCGGATCGCCGCCGTGCGCGCGGTGCGCGACGCCGTGCGGCACGCGGCGGCCGGGCTGGGGCTGGACGCGGTGCGCGCGCTGGACGTCATGGCGCGTATCGCGGACAACGCGGAGGCTGCTCCCGACTTGCGTGGCGCCGCGTTCGGCTTCGGCTGGTCGCTGGGCACGCCGCCGCCGGACGCCGAGCGCACTATCCGTGCCGCGGGCACCCCGGCCAGCCTCGGGGACTGGCTCGGCGGGCTGTTCGCGCTGGCCCGGGAGCAGTGTCTGGAGGAGGCGTCGGTCCTGGCGGTGCTCGACGATCTGGTGACGGCGATGACGGATCGGGACCTGCTGGTCGCCCTGCCCGCCCTGCGGCAGGCGTTCGGGTACTTCCCGCCGCGGGAGCGCGAGACGATCGCCAGCCAGGTGCTGGCGCTGTACGGGGTCCAGGACTCCGCGTGGTCGATGATCCGGACCGGGATCGGCGACCCGGTGGTCCTGGCCCGGGGACGGGAGCTGGACAGCCATGTGCAGGCGATCCTGGAGCGGGAGGGGCTGATCCGGTGA
- a CDS encoding DUF4132 domain-containing protein — MSGAVELPKAYQKVEPIARGRCRPDQIPQTDTEAVQRLYERRRGMAKNSQGLIEAALKHPGSDKRTVEAMTGMDFGDLTKLTPRQAALAEGTLDRLDDFGAEAAVDVWNHVRGVAYALEASAVYGQLGYRERFSVLDRMGPARHLLDLVRSAPDDVHAEAMAAAERTRTAEDGRWFARTLATFLFPERPDWLEEDLAAAGRGELPPAALLPSVATAEQAAAVGELLRDGGRWVWPGDPAVELTFLSIAGDRALPFLLAWHDGQSNKGKALTGATLAALDLMSRIPGDDAIRALAERDNGRPETLSYLHAAAERFPDSALRVLSAMEPTRATTHVLAALTRTAPDAAQEIQLPDILARPPWSDPKAKRPKPIVVGGLTPPAEVEIAWLPGERARWLGRGAGWEPSQGWAAIAEQIDAWRAQPLQPDDPMTPVALYFAAYASPELVRPMLADGWKPPLRRADDRALSFVARYELLALPAVQAIRGRPGDRGRLLQPFVSAEIAASMVEGMTRRRSVARGAALGWLRRHPAAAVRLLAPAALGKAGPQRRTADAALRWLAAEGTDVVGIVADTYGEAVGVAVKDLLTEGGLGTYPRTMPEIPMWAKPAVLPPIGLKDGTAELPARAVQSVVEMLQISKPEAPHPGLEVVKELCDESGLGEFAFALFDNWRESGSLPEDRWALDALGLLGDDGTVDRLEPLIGPWTTERNYPLVSDALTVLGMIGGDRALAALHGVVQKGRRKPVRRRAAERFQDVAASLDLRADDLADRVVPTLGLGPDGRLRLDYGPRSFGVGFDELLRPRVTDAAGKVLQRMPRPVKTDDPELAVAAYLHYTEVKKAAQTIAVDQIKRLEKAMFTRRRWDPEGFAAYMVAHPLLGHITRRLVWGVYAPDGTTIGSFRIAEDLSYADVHDAHYEIPEGAAIGVAHPVELGPTAAEWSEVFADYEILQPLDQLGRPSLELTEAERSGRMLERFQRVVLDANVIAALEPRGWYSGPVGDPPVWSRFLRQLGDDRYLIVDISPGLKGGVAAGSGYQRIERVWLSVAGEHASFELHAVPLSDLDAVPASEILRDLTEVTGR; from the coding sequence GTGAGCGGCGCTGTGGAACTGCCGAAGGCCTACCAGAAGGTCGAGCCGATCGCGCGCGGCCGCTGCCGTCCCGACCAGATCCCGCAGACCGACACCGAAGCAGTGCAGCGGCTGTACGAGCGCCGGCGGGGCATGGCCAAGAACTCCCAGGGGCTCATCGAGGCTGCCCTGAAGCATCCGGGCAGCGACAAGCGCACCGTCGAGGCGATGACGGGGATGGACTTCGGCGACCTGACAAAGCTGACGCCGCGTCAGGCGGCCCTGGCCGAGGGCACGCTCGATCGGCTGGATGACTTCGGGGCCGAGGCCGCGGTCGACGTCTGGAACCACGTGCGGGGCGTTGCCTACGCGCTGGAGGCGTCCGCCGTCTACGGCCAGCTGGGCTATCGAGAACGCTTCAGCGTCCTGGACCGCATGGGCCCGGCGCGGCACCTGCTGGATCTGGTCCGCTCGGCGCCGGACGACGTCCACGCCGAGGCCATGGCCGCCGCCGAGCGGACCAGGACGGCTGAGGACGGCCGGTGGTTCGCCCGGACTCTGGCCACGTTCCTGTTCCCCGAGCGTCCGGACTGGCTTGAGGAGGACCTGGCGGCGGCGGGCCGGGGCGAGCTTCCGCCCGCCGCGCTGCTGCCCTCCGTCGCCACCGCCGAGCAGGCGGCCGCGGTCGGGGAACTCCTGCGGGACGGCGGAAGGTGGGTCTGGCCCGGAGATCCCGCCGTCGAGCTGACGTTCCTGTCGATCGCCGGAGACCGTGCCCTGCCCTTCCTGCTCGCCTGGCACGACGGCCAGTCCAACAAGGGCAAGGCGTTGACTGGAGCCACGCTGGCGGCCCTGGACCTGATGTCCCGGATCCCCGGCGACGACGCGATCCGGGCGCTCGCCGAGCGGGACAACGGACGGCCTGAGACCCTGTCCTACCTCCACGCCGCAGCAGAACGCTTCCCGGACAGCGCACTGCGCGTCCTGTCCGCCATGGAGCCCACGCGGGCCACGACCCATGTCCTGGCGGCTCTCACCCGGACCGCGCCGGACGCCGCGCAGGAGATACAGCTCCCTGACATCCTGGCCCGGCCGCCGTGGTCTGACCCGAAGGCCAAGCGGCCCAAACCGATCGTGGTCGGCGGACTGACGCCGCCGGCCGAGGTCGAGATCGCCTGGCTGCCCGGCGAGCGCGCGCGCTGGCTCGGCCGCGGTGCCGGCTGGGAGCCGAGCCAGGGCTGGGCGGCGATCGCCGAGCAGATCGACGCCTGGCGTGCCCAGCCGCTCCAGCCCGACGATCCCATGACGCCGGTGGCCCTCTACTTCGCCGCCTACGCCTCGCCGGAGCTGGTGCGGCCGATGCTGGCGGACGGCTGGAAGCCGCCGCTGCGGCGCGCCGATGATCGAGCCCTGTCCTTCGTCGCGCGCTACGAGCTGCTGGCGCTCCCGGCCGTGCAGGCGATCCGCGGGCGGCCGGGGGACCGGGGCCGGCTGCTCCAGCCGTTCGTCAGCGCGGAGATCGCCGCCTCCATGGTCGAGGGCATGACGCGGCGGCGCAGCGTGGCGCGCGGCGCGGCTCTGGGCTGGCTGCGCCGCCATCCCGCGGCCGCCGTGCGGCTGCTGGCGCCGGCCGCGCTCGGCAAGGCGGGCCCGCAGCGGCGCACCGCCGACGCCGCGCTGCGGTGGCTGGCCGCCGAGGGCACCGACGTCGTGGGCATCGTCGCCGACACGTACGGAGAGGCGGTCGGCGTGGCGGTCAAGGACCTGCTCACCGAAGGCGGGCTCGGCACGTATCCGCGCACCATGCCCGAGATCCCCATGTGGGCCAAGCCCGCGGTGCTCCCGCCGATCGGACTCAAGGACGGGACGGCCGAGCTGCCGGCGCGCGCGGTCCAGTCCGTGGTGGAGATGCTCCAGATCTCCAAGCCCGAGGCCCCGCATCCCGGCCTGGAGGTCGTCAAAGAGCTCTGCGACGAGTCCGGGCTGGGCGAGTTCGCCTTCGCGCTGTTCGACAACTGGCGCGAATCCGGGTCGCTGCCGGAGGACCGGTGGGCTCTGGACGCGCTGGGCCTGCTCGGCGACGACGGCACCGTGGACCGGCTGGAGCCGCTGATCGGGCCCTGGACCACCGAGCGCAACTACCCGCTGGTCAGCGACGCGCTGACGGTGCTGGGCATGATCGGCGGCGACCGGGCCCTGGCGGCCCTGCACGGCGTGGTGCAGAAAGGCCGGCGCAAGCCGGTGCGGCGCCGGGCCGCCGAGCGCTTCCAGGACGTGGCCGCCTCGCTCGACCTGCGGGCCGACGACCTCGCCGACCGGGTGGTCCCGACCCTGGGCCTGGGCCCCGACGGCCGGCTCCGGCTGGACTACGGCCCGCGCTCGTTCGGCGTCGGCTTCGACGAGCTGCTGCGGCCGCGGGTGACCGACGCCGCCGGCAAGGTGCTCCAGCGGATGCCCCGGCCGGTCAAGACCGACGACCCGGAGCTGGCGGTGGCCGCGTACCTGCACTACACCGAGGTGAAGAAGGCCGCGCAGACCATTGCGGTGGACCAGATCAAGCGCCTGGAGAAGGCCATGTTCACCCGCCGGCGCTGGGACCCGGAGGGCTTCGCGGCGTACATGGTCGCGCATCCCCTGCTGGGCCACATCACGCGGCGGCTGGTGTGGGGCGTCTACGCACCCGACGGGACGACGATCGGCTCGTTCCGGATCGCCGAGGACCTCAGCTACGCCGACGTCCACGACGCGCACTACGAGATCCCCGAAGGCGCCGCCATCGGCGTCGCGCACCCGGTGGAGCTCGGACCGACGGCCGCGGAGTGGAGCGAGGTCTTCGCCGACTACGAGATCCTGCAGCCGCTGGACCAGCTGGGCCGGCCGTCCCTGGAGCTGACCGAGGCCGAGCGGTCCGGCCGGATGCTGGAGCGCTTCCAGCGGGTGGTCCTGGACGCGAACGTGATCGCCGCCCTGGAGCCCCGCGGCTGGTACAGCGGACCGGTGGGCGATCCGCCGGTCTGGTCGCGGTTCCTGCGGCAGCTCGGCGACGACCGGTACCTGATCGTGGACATCTCGCCGGGGCTGAAGGGCGGCGTCGCGGCGGGCTCCGGCTACCAGCGCATCGAGCGCGTCTGGCTCAGCGTGGCCGGCGAGCACGCCTCCTTCGAGCTGCACGCGGTGCCGCTGTCCGACCTCGACGCCGTCCCGGCTTCGGAGATCCTGCGCGACCTGACCGAGGTGACGGGCCGATGA
- a CDS encoding DUF4132 domain-containing protein codes for MTAGTARRDAALADLPEILAAPPWHDKKRKRGKPVVVEGLTPPAAVADVEVAWLPGEREAWLTGHGAGWTPEQGWEAVVHEILNGISDEHLLTYFVAYAPEELVRPQLADWQPPIRQVTNRARTFVAKYETLALPTVLSLSRLPAARAQLLQPFESAEIAAIMADGFARLRSMRAHAVTWLRRHPEAAVRGLVPTALGKPGKLRQNTVAALRFLEADGVDVVGVAAEAYGEDVATATKEVLADLGFETYPRTVPQAPSWARAAMLPGIRLEDGRTTLPPGAAQAVVEMLMFSKPDAPYPGLEAVKELCDASSLAEFVGSLYDGWEQSGAPESEGWVFAALGTFGDENTVSRLEKLIRDWYGQAKTDFVYAGFDALAAIGGDRALVALYTFSRRSWTPRTKRKAQATFEDVAQSMDLSAARLADRLVPTSGLSAEGTLHLDYGRRGFDVSFDELLRPVVTDETGAVLRALPKPGKRDDPELAPASYKRFATLKTQARVGAQEQAVRLERGMLERRRWIPQEFATYLVRHLVLGRLVRRLVWGVYAADGGLVGTFRVAEDLSFADIDDAHYEVPEDARIGVAHPVDLGPALGRWSEVLSDYEILQPFDQLGRPPLALNADELAGKHLVRPYICPDAVSGSHALGVVRFGPARFDGMASRGWRRGPIGADRLWSRLLRPVGDGRCVVMELEPGLEAGAAAQSAYQAIKAVWLSATEDDPDYDRHALPWGRSPLPERSDPFGTLDSVTASEILRDLTEVTAQ; via the coding sequence ATGACCGCGGGGACGGCGCGCCGTGATGCCGCGCTCGCGGATCTGCCCGAGATCCTGGCCGCCCCGCCGTGGCACGACAAGAAGCGCAAGCGCGGGAAGCCGGTCGTGGTCGAGGGCCTGACGCCGCCGGCGGCCGTCGCGGACGTCGAGGTCGCCTGGCTGCCCGGCGAACGCGAGGCCTGGCTCACCGGTCACGGCGCGGGCTGGACTCCGGAGCAGGGGTGGGAGGCGGTCGTGCACGAGATCCTCAACGGCATCTCCGACGAACACCTCCTCACTTACTTCGTGGCATACGCCCCCGAAGAGCTGGTGCGCCCGCAGCTCGCCGACTGGCAGCCGCCGATCCGGCAGGTCACCAACCGGGCCCGGACCTTCGTCGCGAAGTACGAAACCCTTGCGCTCCCCACAGTGCTGTCGCTCTCAAGACTCCCGGCCGCGCGTGCCCAGCTGCTCCAGCCGTTCGAGTCCGCCGAGATCGCGGCGATCATGGCGGACGGGTTCGCGCGGCTGCGCTCCATGCGGGCCCACGCCGTCACCTGGTTGCGACGCCATCCCGAAGCGGCGGTGCGCGGTCTCGTGCCGACGGCGCTGGGCAAGCCCGGCAAGCTGCGCCAGAACACCGTCGCCGCGCTTCGCTTCCTCGAAGCGGACGGCGTGGACGTCGTCGGGGTCGCGGCGGAGGCGTACGGCGAGGACGTGGCCACCGCGACCAAGGAGGTGCTGGCGGACCTCGGCTTCGAGACCTACCCCCGCACTGTTCCGCAGGCGCCGTCGTGGGCGCGCGCGGCGATGCTGCCCGGGATCCGCTTGGAAGATGGCCGGACCACGCTTCCCCCCGGTGCCGCACAGGCGGTCGTGGAGATGCTGATGTTCTCCAAGCCGGACGCGCCCTACCCCGGTCTGGAGGCTGTCAAAGAGCTCTGCGATGCCTCCTCGCTCGCGGAGTTCGTCGGCTCCCTGTACGACGGTTGGGAACAGTCGGGCGCTCCCGAGAGCGAAGGCTGGGTGTTCGCCGCCCTCGGGACCTTCGGTGACGAGAACACGGTCAGCCGGCTGGAGAAGCTGATCCGCGATTGGTACGGGCAGGCGAAGACCGATTTCGTCTACGCCGGTTTCGACGCCCTCGCAGCGATCGGCGGCGACCGCGCGCTCGTGGCGTTGTACACCTTCTCGCGCCGCTCATGGACCCCCAGGACCAAGCGCAAGGCGCAGGCGACGTTCGAGGATGTCGCGCAGTCCATGGACCTGTCGGCGGCCCGCCTCGCCGACCGCCTGGTCCCGACTTCGGGGCTGAGCGCCGAGGGGACCCTGCACCTGGACTACGGCCGACGCGGCTTCGACGTGTCCTTCGACGAACTGCTGCGGCCGGTCGTCACCGACGAGACCGGTGCGGTGCTGCGGGCCCTGCCCAAGCCCGGCAAGCGGGACGACCCCGAGCTGGCTCCCGCCTCCTACAAGCGCTTCGCGACGCTGAAGACGCAGGCCCGGGTCGGGGCGCAGGAGCAGGCCGTGCGGCTGGAGCGGGGGATGCTGGAGCGGCGCCGTTGGATTCCGCAGGAGTTCGCCACGTATCTGGTCCGCCATCTGGTGCTCGGCCGGCTTGTGCGGCGCCTGGTGTGGGGCGTGTACGCCGCGGACGGCGGCCTGGTCGGCACGTTCCGCGTCGCCGAGGATTTGAGCTTCGCAGACATCGATGACGCCCACTATGAGGTCCCTGAGGACGCCCGGATCGGCGTCGCGCATCCGGTCGACCTCGGGCCCGCCCTGGGCCGGTGGTCCGAGGTGCTCTCCGACTACGAGATCCTCCAGCCGTTCGACCAGCTGGGACGTCCGCCGCTGGCGCTGAACGCCGATGAGCTCGCGGGCAAGCACCTCGTGCGGCCGTACATCTGCCCGGACGCCGTATCCGGCTCGCATGCCTTGGGCGTGGTCCGTTTCGGCCCCGCGAGGTTCGACGGGATGGCGTCCCGCGGATGGCGGCGCGGTCCGATCGGAGCCGACCGGCTGTGGTCGCGGCTGCTCCGTCCGGTCGGCGACGGGCGGTGCGTGGTCATGGAGCTCGAACCGGGCCTGGAGGCCGGTGCGGCGGCGCAGTCGGCCTACCAGGCCATCAAAGCGGTCTGGCTGAGCGCGACCGAGGACGACCCCGACTACGACCGCCATGCCCTGCCGTGGGGCCGCAGCCCCCTTCCCGAACGGTCGGACCCGTTCGGCACACTCGACTCTGTGACCGCATCCGAGATACTCCGCGATCTGACCGAGGTGACCGCACAGTGA
- a CDS encoding AAA family ATPase, producing the protein MQRPAAEVRYADELARLAAADDGERPPGWALSLRAARRFILGDEKAGITRKFVGDPSLIDRALVSLATSRGLMLVGEPGTAKSLLSELLAAAVSGDSTLTVQGGAATTEDQIKYSWNYALLVAEGPSTKSLVPAPLYRGMTEGRVVRFEEITRCPLEVQDCLLSPLSDRVMAVPELTGEDALVFAREGFNVIATANTRDRGVNEMSAALKRRFNFETVFAITDFATELALVEQEATQLLHGSGVTVPPRRDVLEVLVTAFRELREGKTERGDAMERLSSVMSTAEAVSVAHAVGLRGWFLRGDAGTAADIVECLAGTAAKDNNDDLAKVRTYLEQHAQRRKGDQWQELYDARHRLPG; encoded by the coding sequence ATCCAGCGCCCGGCCGCCGAGGTCCGCTACGCCGACGAGCTGGCCCGGCTGGCCGCCGCCGACGACGGCGAGCGGCCGCCGGGCTGGGCGCTGAGCCTGCGTGCGGCGCGGCGCTTCATCCTGGGCGACGAGAAGGCCGGGATCACCCGCAAGTTCGTCGGCGACCCCTCGCTCATCGACCGCGCGCTGGTGTCCCTGGCCACCAGCAGAGGCCTGATGCTGGTCGGCGAGCCGGGCACGGCCAAGTCGCTGCTGTCGGAGCTGCTGGCCGCGGCGGTCAGCGGCGACTCGACGCTGACCGTGCAGGGCGGCGCGGCCACCACCGAGGACCAGATCAAGTACTCGTGGAACTACGCGCTGCTGGTCGCCGAGGGGCCCTCGACCAAGTCGCTGGTGCCGGCGCCGCTGTACCGGGGCATGACCGAGGGCCGGGTGGTGCGCTTCGAGGAGATCACACGCTGCCCGCTGGAGGTGCAGGACTGCCTGCTCTCGCCGCTGTCGGACCGGGTGATGGCGGTCCCGGAACTCACCGGCGAGGACGCGCTGGTCTTCGCGCGCGAGGGGTTCAACGTCATCGCGACGGCGAACACCCGGGACCGCGGCGTGAACGAGATGAGCGCGGCGCTCAAGCGGCGCTTCAACTTCGAGACGGTGTTCGCGATCACCGATTTCGCCACCGAGCTCGCCCTGGTCGAGCAGGAGGCGACGCAGCTGCTGCACGGCTCCGGCGTCACGGTGCCGCCGCGCCGCGACGTGCTGGAGGTGCTGGTCACCGCGTTCCGTGAACTGCGCGAGGGCAAGACCGAGCGGGGCGACGCGATGGAGCGGCTGTCGTCGGTGATGAGCACGGCCGAGGCGGTATCGGTGGCGCACGCGGTGGGTCTGCGCGGCTGGTTCCTGCGCGGCGACGCCGGGACGGCCGCGGACATCGTGGAGTGCCTGGCCGGGACCGCGGCCAAGGACAACAACGACGACCTGGCCAAGGTGCGCACGTATCTGGAGCAGCACGCGCAGCGCCGCAAGGGCGACCAGTGGCAGGAGCTCTACGACGCGCGGCACCGGCTGCCCGGCTGA